Part of the Cyprinus carpio isolate SPL01 chromosome A23, ASM1834038v1, whole genome shotgun sequence genome, actctaatttagattaaaaactgctcatgttgcatgtatgcagcatctttttttggatcatgattaaaatccagtggttgcctttaattttaaatggaaagagcacagacaaatcctcatttttgtttatatgaagagattttttttgtgtgtgtgtgtgtgttacttatttatttgattttgggcttgttttgaaatttcagtttagttttgttatttacattttacattatatttcaattttgttatttagcagacacttttatccaaagcaacttacaaatgaggacaatagaaacaatcaaaacCAATTAAGCCATTCAAGTGCATGACAGCGTGAAAAAGATCTAAATGGGGTacacacatttagaaaatattGGATGTAAGTCAGTATAATGAATCTGTGCATTtcttatgttaaaaatgtttatcaaacaacaaaagaaaaatagagaatcactcactgctcttgtcTTAACTAAGAAATGTTAACTTCTATAGCTTTATTgggtatttgtgtgtatttacttCATAGAGTAATAGAGTTTTCACAAGCACCGTTAAGTTTATTTAGgtaatttgtatctttgtatctAATGGTCTCTCTAGGAAGAGATACAAGAACCGCCCCTGATGTGAACCATCCATTAACATTCATTGATTTATGTAAGAGCTCATTTGCTGTTTTCAAAGCTCAGATTAATTTGCTCTCAAGCATGCAGAAGTGATGCAAAAATTGTTTGCGTTTTTAACCCCATGATCTTGTGGGGGAGGAGAAGAATGTTTCAAGTGAGTTCTTTTAAAGTGGAAAAACATCTAACCAAATAGTTGGAAGTAATGAATGTCTTTTATTCCAATCACATAATGGGTTTTTTGAAGTCAgaaatatgcaaatgtgttttgtgtgtgtatgtgtgtggaaaaACAGATATGCTTTTACTAGATATCTTTTCTGTTCAGCATTAGTGGCCAACATCATAACTAAAACATACATGTCTGactcattatatatacatataagttaGATACGTAGACAGATACAGATAGATCTGTTTCTtctagaatatttaaaataaaaaatattttataatatatatatatgtatatacagtacatattatatattattatatacagtatatattcaaaCACCATTTTGAAAtctaaatgcaataataataatgatgaaggCACGACGAAGATAATAGAAACAAATCCTTTTAAACCACAGAGCGAAGAAGGTCTCACACACAGGGTAACCAACAATATCAGACAACATAAGGAACAGAACATGGAGTAATTATACTCACTCAAACAAGGGTCTAATCACTAGATAAAtagaacacaggtgaacagaatgaactaatcaaCACATCATGGTGACATGAATAGGAAAAAAAACTGCTCTTTTCAATTCATTTCATTGGGCATTTGATATCAACATGATCCACATGTAAACTGtttaatctctctcttttttctgtctcttttctttAGTTTGGGAGCCCTGGTTGGTTTATCTATAGCTGCTGTGGTGCTGTTAGCATTCATTATCACTATTTGTGTGCTTTGCTACCTGTTCATCGCCACTAAACCACGAGGGCTGGACAACGGGCTGCCTTTACGAGCACCAGGTATGAAAACAGCTTCaacaaaagattaatttctacATAAGAACACATCTTCAGAGGAAAGTCCTTGAGTTCCAGGAGAGGAGCTCAGGACTTAAATATCACacttagtatatttttaaaacctttGATGTGAGCCTGTTTGATGAGAGTTTGCTTTATTTGGTAAATGACATTTGCATTTAGTCTTTTACTAGCAGTATTACACTCAATTAAATTACTGACAGTGTTTGTTCATGACAGGTGTTTTGCCCTTGAATAAAGTATGCActgtatcaatatatatatatatatatatatatatatatatatatatatatatatatatatatatatatatatatatatataaattattttgtgcaCATTATCATCAACCTAATTTACATTTGCTAAAATTGATATTCCATTCAACTCAAAGTAATTTGTactaaagttaattaattaatatgccAAAATATTGACACAAGTTTACAGATATGTTTGCCAAAaactaaagcagaaaaaaaatgtataaattgtgtgagaaaaaagaaagtgacTTTTTCTCACACAAGTTATAACAACTTCTtcctgattgtgttttttttttttataaattgtgtattgtggcaattttcactcagaaactgaggtgcatgagctcagatcaatgaggtcCACAATCagtcatttccaaaataaaatacaaaacctgtgctaaccaAAAGATGTTGATAAAAAGATTGattcattaacacatcccttcacaacGATGTCTTTCCCTCATAATTTAAACAGGCTCAGATAACCTCACTACATAAGAAACACACTCTTAACCCAGcacttttagagaactacagaatggtatcccttcttccattcattgcaaaaacacttgaaccaCCAGAatctcctgtcaaccctattagccaagggcatctcaggaacactccagtggtttgagtcttacctctcagataggtccttcaaggcaACTTGGAGGGGtaaggtgtccaagtcacaacatctagctactgtggtgcctcagggctcagttcttggaccacttctcttctctgtgtacatggcatcactaggttctgtcattcagaaaagtggcttttcatatcactgctatgctgatgacacttaaCTCTACCTCTctttccatcctgatgatccgaccaTAGCTGCTTGCATCCCAGTATGTATAACCatacatttcttgctggatgaatgaccatcaccttcaactcaacattgccaagacagaactgcttgtggtttcagcaAAACCATcacttcatcacaatttcaccatccagctaggcgCATCAACCATAACTCTTTCAAagacagccaggaaccttggagttgtgatttaTGATCGGCTGAATTtcacagaccacattgctaaaactggccagtcctgcagatttgtttGGCACAACAGTGGGAAAATCAGGCCCTTTCTATCGGAATATgctacacaactccttgttcaagctttTCTTTTGTCCAGGcaagttctatcaaacctctacaactaGTCCAGAATGCTTCTGCAAGATTAGTCTTTAAAGAGCCGAAAAGAGCATGCCACACCTCTGTTCATCTATTTgtactggctaccaatagctgcttgcaaaaaattcaaggcattgatgtttgcccacaaaacaaccactggctctgcaccccattaccgttactttttttttttttttttttttttttttttactggatttaACTGTTCCCTCGaggtggaatgacctgccaaaTTCAGTTTGAGTAGCTGAGTCCTTATCCATCcacacttgaccctctaacactagcctACTCTatctaattgttttctttttatttattataaagaatgACCCTCTAACACACGGATGGCCAAAAtcattcctggagggccggtgtcctgcagagtttagatccatcCCCAGTTAGACACACCTGAaacagctaatcaagctcttaacAGGCATACTAGAAtcctccaggcaggtgtgttgaggcaggttggagctaaactctgcaggacatcggccctccaggaccgagtttgggcacccctgctctaacactagcattctctattatttttctgttctaattgttatttttatttataattaaaaatatacattgctATGTGTACAGCGTACGATTAAccaagacttgtcacagcacttacatattattgctcttttgttggttttgattgcttcgaTTGTCCtcgtttgtaagtcgctttgaataaaagcatctgctaaaagactaaatgtaaatgtaagatttggtgataatacatCACAAGACATTCACACTGCCCACCATTTTTGACCGTGACCAAGTAAacgattttcagcacagcacaaaagTTAAGCAGATTTCCCCCCAATTATTTAGTTTATAACAGATCATTAAATAGATGACAAATTTATTTCTGGATAATTAAGTTTTATAAAACTTCCCCACTTGATGCTTAAGTGCTTTAAAGGACCTCTGGTTATGTCACAATGCAAAGAAATCTTAATGGTCCAAAAACCAGGCTTCATGTTCATAACacagatttctttcttttgattttgaggttAAATGTGACCCATCTTGTACGCACACTTAGTTACACAGGGTTCAGAATCCATGCACTTAATGCAagtctatataaaaaatatgcattataactagggctgtgcaattaatcacatgcgattgtcatgcacatctcatcagtaaagccaattccgtgattagtagtaaatatATCTTGTTCATTATCGCAGATCAAATCgcctgcgataatgaacgcgatattgcatagcttgtcagtgatctacagctctgtatattaaatgccactccatctgaaagcaggtgatgcagATTTATTACTAATCACtgaaccggctttactgaggagatgcggtGTTTAGATTGGGGTGATATGGATTGAATGTGGTTTGATTTTTAATTGCTATTTATAATGCTTGACTGGCAAAAGGTcaagatttgaaagaaaaaattaaaagattcgGAGATGGAGATTTAATGAGACAATCAGATGACATTCAGTTCTTTGTGTTAAGGAGTAATGTTCACTTAAGATTCAAATGGTCATAATTACTTATGCTAGCTCATTAACACGTACTTGAGAACATGTTTCTCTACTCTGTCAAAATTAAGTGTCTACTCATGATAACTACACAAATTATAAGAGTGAGAGATTTAGAGAGCCCAATACTGTACAACATGACAACAAGCTGAAAACAGACTGTAGCATGATGAAGCACATTAGCATAAATGGCCTGTAATTTATCAGTAATCAAACATAAGATGTTCATAAAATGCTTCATACTGAATGGCCTGGTTTCAAAGACAAGGCTTAggttaaaccaggattaggccatagttcaattaggacatttatgtagcttttataaatgtgccttagatAAAAACACTACTGATGTGCATTTTGAGACAAatcaatggcactgacatattttaaggtcagtcagtgcaagtttctttcagtcaAAACAGCCCAGACATGCGTTTTAGTCTGGGACTTGGCTTATGCCTTGTCTGTGTATAAGTGCCAAACAGATTAATctcaaatgaacaaatgaatatatatatatgtatacatatatatatatatatatatatatagtgggtacgggtgaacaaatgaatatatatatatgtatacacagtgggtacggaaagtattcagacttgtcaaattttgtttttcactCTTTGTAAAAAATTGTTGATTAATGAATTTTGTGTTAGCAATCAATGTAAACACTCTCACTTAAACAGATAAACAAGTCAAATGTATTGATCTCATTGTGATTCAGCACAAGAGAAAAATCCTTTTGTTTTGCCATCTCTTTATTACTCTTTATCATTATGACAATATAAATGGCTCTTATTTGATCTTAAATGTCAACTTAATTAGGTGATCTGATGAAGAGCTGGTGTGCTCAAAATGACTCTGTGTAAATGTCTACACTTTTGGTGTCATGGTGTGCTGACTTCCTCTCATTTTTCTGCTTCAAGTTATTTTTGTCTGAGCACCCACTTTAAGCAATTTGTCAGTgatgtgtgtgcttgttttgtgtttgcttaATTAACTCTTTACAAACCAACTCATTTTACAATTATCCCAATATTTTTCTGCACATTTTCGTCTGTAATCCAAACTCATGAAAAACATGCAAGAAGTACATAGAATTGTGTTTCaagtaatacaaattaaaattcatGTCAGTACAACAGATATAACCATGATGTATGcactattttaagaaataattatttatataaatatatatatatatatatatatatatatatatatatatacatacatatatatatatatacacacacacagtgggtacggaaagtattcagacccccttaaatttttcactgtttgttatattgcagccatttgctaaaatcatcaagttcatttttttcctcattaatgtacacaaagcaccccatattgacagaaaaacacagaactgttgacatttttgcagaaaacttaaaaaagaaaaactgaaatatcacatggtcctaagtattcagaccttttgctgtgacactcatatatttaactcaggtgctgtccatttcttctgatcatccttgagatggttctcgTTTGGGCAAGACCAAGATATAACTTTTTGGCCTTAactctaagcggtatgtgtggagaaaaccaggcactgctcatcacctgtccaatacagtcccaacagtgaagcatggtgttggcagcatcatgctgtgggggtgtttttcaccCTACATCTcaaacaaatgcagaaatgttatgGTGACTTAATGGCAGTTTTTGCCCAATGGACAATAAAAAGTCCCACAAACTTGCATTGCAGAGACTTTATGGTGACTTTATGGGCTTTATTTTGACTTAAACCAATAAGAAACCACATACACTGTTGGAAATCCTAATCCTAAACCTACACCTCaacccattacaaatgaactTTTAAAACATACACCGCAAAACAATCCTTCATTCAGCTAGAGAATGAGAGGACGAGGACGGTCTCACTGCCTCCGTTTATCCTGGTCTTTCCCACACCGTTCTGTCTGTGACACAAATAATTAATGTCATGTCATCTGCAGTGTCACCTCTTCCCGTGGCCTTTAGCGTCTCGTGTTTTCTTCTTCTCAAACCCTGCAAAAAGAccctttttgttattttacagagACCCCATGacgctttttttgttttcaggatgAAAAGAGGGGATCTAGAAATCAATGTGTAAAGGTATTGCCAtgggtgtttttcttttctttcatattttcatCTCTCTGCCTCCTCTGACCTTTTTTGTCTTCCACAATAACTTGAGTTTCTGATTTAAGCAGATAATGCAACTCCTGTGAAATACGGTGTCATGGTTAATAGATGGGTTTTTCGTTAGTTTCCATTTAGAGAATGACCATTCACCTCATCTACACACcacatttaattaaagtttattttacagAGTTAAATTTATTTCATCAGTAATTTACTCCTTTTATCTTCTGTATCTAAAGTTAAAAGCTGCCACTGGAGcgataccttttcaaaaggtactaaaatGCACCATTTACTAAAATGTACCATTTAGAcactaatatgtactttttaaggtactaatatgcattaaataaaaaactgtacgTTTTGAAAAGGTACCAACTGTGCCTTTTTTTCAGAGAGTGTTACTTGAAGACAAAATCACCTCTTGTATTATGTTTCTGGGTTTTGAATTTTAAGTATTTGTTAGAATActtgttttttgtgtgatatttatCCCCAATCTAGTGCTGCTGCAATTTCAAAAGGAGGTGGCTGAAATCTCTCCAGCGATTGCTGATGTAGTTGCATTTTGGATGGAGTCAAACTTGTGTGGTGTATGTGGCCTGAATAAGCAGATGCATTAATACagttggtttcttttttttacttgagcGCATTTGCATTTGGTCTTTTCCTGATATaactatcaaaaatatgttctgagaacgttttgctaatgttcccattaagtaatgaaaatgttgtttctgaatgttctctgaactttttaagtggtttaaaaacatttttcttaattatgCGAACTTTAGAGAAAACATTAATGGAATgttcaattttataattttacaatttaaatttcaacaacgtataaataaatatataaatttgtgctagcattttgcaaacaatattaaagaacaaacaactttgaacaaacattctattaatgttactggaagaatgttatttattctatatacagtatatagaatgtacattttattattttgtctgttcTAAAGCAAgtactaatgtttaaaaaaagtttcagaaaaaaatccataaacgatataaattttatatatatatatatatatatatatatatatatatatatatatatatatatatacacatacatacatacatacatacatacatacatacacatgtgtatgtacagtatatgtatacatatgcatatctatctatctagagagagagagagagagacagagaaagagagagcggcAAAGTCCTCAAAGTTTGGTGTCACCGCAGGAATATATTGCTTtagaaaaacaagtgatttatacactttttcatattttattttgtaatattggcattgttttatttttgtactacaatttttttttttttaattatccagTATTTTGAGGAGTTTTACCTTTAATTTGTATTGAGGGACTAATCTGGTAAATTtaagatataaataatattactaaaactatacTTTTTATTCTTATTCCCTCATCGTTTTCACTTTTTATGCAGTCTCTTAAATCAAAGCGACCTTTCATTGCTTAACAGTGTGCATTCGTAGCATCAGTCTTTCTAAAGCTAACCCCTTAAGGATTCGAGGCAGTGAAGTATGTATTGTACAAGATTAcctgttaaactaaaaaaaacataaaggttAAAGATACAGTGAACATCAAAGACGTTCCTCCCAGTCATTTATGAGAGTCTGCACTGCAAAGCGATCAATTGTGCTCGAACAGGAGTCTTTACGTAACACTACAGAGACGAGCAGAATACTTGACAGCCTGTTTCTCCTCAGAGAGATTTACTCGACTGCAAAAACAGCACGGCATTTGCATCTCTTCTGTTTAGCAGgtgcttttatgcaaagcgactttCAAATTAGAACAATACAAGTAGAAGGGATTCACCCAAGGAAGAAAGCGGTGCAAGCAGCTGTCACATGACatcattattttgcatatttaattctGATTTGCATCCCAGTGTCAAAGCTTTGGCAGTTGGATTATAATGAATGGCATActattctttatatattatattgtatataattttattcatttttattttagttttagttaatttagtacatcatatatatatatatatatacatatatatatatatacacacacatacatacacacacacacacacacacacacacacacacacacacacacacacatatatatatatatatatatatatatatatatatatatatatatatatattacaaaaatattaatagtgtATGCTATTCCAAGTTCAGCCAATGAGTCCAGGAGATGACAAACTggagttttatattataataaattaacattatattatttatcgcAGTTTACGTTCATTcatcacatttaaaatgtgtatgcTCTGTTGCATActgccaaaataaaatgaatagtgcatttttttttatgcaagtctgtgctgtttttacccatttttatatttctgttaatatttCAAGAGTACTTTTGAGGACATTTATTGAGCTGTTCTCTtgcatgaaatgacaaaaaacatcTCATTTGTCCTTTCTCAGCACTCAACAGATATGGATTTGAATCGATGTACTGATCCGTGAGAGCTTGAGGAGTCACTTTGTCTTGAAGATTTCATAATAAATCATTGTTCTGTAGCTCAGGGTGCCATTGATCAAACATGCTTAGATAGTTCATTCAGTATCTCAATATCTCAATAACTCATCTAATAGCACAGATAACTCATTTTATTTAgtcatgttcttgtttttattacaaatgatAAAGCCTTGCAAATAAGGTCCTGCTAGCATGCATGGCAATATTTGagcatataaatattaaaaggcAATTTCACCTTGTACGTCTTGTATTATAAATTCTGAAATGTCCCATGAGAGCTGTGCAACAAGCTCTTGATAATGCATCATAATGCCAAGatacatatttaacataaaaaactgTTCCCGGAACTCACACTGGGAAAATATCACGCTGAGTCTTTATAAGGTGTTGCTATAGTTCATAAATGTTCTCAGTGTGAGATTTCTCCATGCAGTATTGAAGGCTTTtatgtctcagtgtgtgtgttttatctttaTAAGCTGTGACGTCTTTGAAaatgaaagtcttttttttttttaaattcttttttttttttttgttttatttttggtttttttgagttgtttttttttattgagatttttttgcttattaaaatttttaatcattatttgatattaaattattatataaatattaaaaaactaaaacaaaaatggtgccttggtaactaactgaaaATTAGTTgcagtactaaaatgactaaaactaaaataaaaatatattaataaattagaattaaaataaaatatttaaaatttaaaaataaaagctaattatataaataatatataagtcTATAAAAATCTGAACCAAAAATTCCGAAAttttgtcttggcaactaactgaaattaaggtgaagtactaaaattaagttaaatagctaaatagaaatatatatataaaaaaataaaataaaataaaataaaaaagacaagctttaattattaaaacttaaactaaaattaaaatgcaattcaaaatattaaatattaaatataatactattCAAAAGGACAAAACCACAATGcaattattacaacttaaatcaaaattaaaataattaaaaatattacataaatactaaaatggaatataaaaaactgaaacaaaaatgtaaaattttaacttGACAAccaactgaaaaaataaagtaccaaaattactgaaacaaaaaaaatgacaaagcacaaagcttaattattaaaacataaaattaaaaataaacaaataaataaaagcaaattctaaaaataaataaataatgaaatggtGTACAATAATAAAACTGGTCTTAAATCGAAAATCCCTTTTCACAAGGAATTAACAGATTTGTTTGACACATCCATGCGTGCTATTTTtatagtgtgtgtatttttatacatcCTTCAGTATTTTCAATGCATCCTTGTAGACTCGTATTTACCAGTGAGTTTTGCAAAGATAAGCAGCAGAAAACTCttcataaaaatgtctaatgttttctgttgtgtgtttCTCAGGAACTGGGCCCAGTCCTCAGGAGGGTCCGAGTCCACTGAGCGCCCCGTCGGGACCGCAGGGTTTCCGCAAACATTTCCTAAGGGGAAAACTAGACTGTGACAACCAGCCTCCTGACCCGGACCGCCTGTTCCAGCGCTGCTTCATGGCTACGGTCACCACCATCAACGTTGAAGGACCTTCATAAAGCCCTGGAGCTGCAAATATGACATGAACAACATTACCCAGGAGTCTTTTCATCGGCTTTATCCAACCATCATGTGACTGATGTAACATTTTGAACCATAGAAAGAGTGTGGATTTGAAATCTGCCCCGTTTTGGCCTCAACAAACTCTGTTTTTGGAGACTGAAATTAATTGGGAATTGCCATAACATTACAAATCCTCTTTGTTTGCGTTTTTGATGCAAGAAACATTAAAGAGTTTATATTCATCAGGACTTCAGCTCTTTGAGACTCTGTAGGCTGAACCAAAGACAGAACTGAACTCAATCAAAGAGTTTGTTGTTCCCGAATCCCAGCCGTACTTCTTTCTCTCAAACAAGGTTTACAAAGCGATTACACATATGTTGTCGATGACTTGAAAACAGCTTTGAGCTCTGTTTGATCCATTAAGTGATTGCCATACTGCAAGAATCAAAAGTTGAAGTGTTTTTAATTTGCTCTTCTGCTTTTGTTGCCAGTTGTGGTCATACCATTAAATCacgttgggtttttttttcttaaaaggcACTTTTCACAAACAAGCCCCATTACTTATTTTAAAGCCAATATAAAAATCTTACTTTGTGTAGAGAGAGAAATATGAAATATCTTATAAAATAGTATCTGACCTAAAATGAACATGGCATGAAAGTATAAgtatatacatctttttttttttaaatcaataactaCAAACAAGAACTTGGTCCAAACTAACTACTTCCTACTATGTGatgttcacatttttatttgttgtttatatatatatctccctTGCTCGATTCTGAcatttaacaaatgcaaaactatgttaatatttattgatcTAAAACAGAAAAAGTTTACTCTGATTTTAATGTAtgacagtaaagaaataaaagttgtgtttttttttttttttctgaagtgtaTGCAAATATCTGGtttcaactctctctctctctctctctctctctctctctctctctatctctctctctctatctatatatatatatatatatatatatatatatatattaaattcatatgtttttgtttaattgtcaGAATTTGTcactttaaaactgtattttcagaaCAGGGTACAGAAAATGCAGACAAagttagaataagttgacaaaCTACATTTTCTAAAGGTTAAATACCTCTTTTGTCAAAAAAGAGCGGTgattgacttctttttttttaataattgtaagcCTTATTTTTAACTCTGTATTAATGCAAATCAATCATTAAGATGTCTATTGtctcaataataattttttttttttttt contains:
- the LOC109101788 gene encoding protein shisa-like-2A; its protein translation is MSADCAGYYNADNVFVSGFTCPKHDSDALAIFCCGFNDVKYCCDDPNSFFPYEYGYMWWLSLGALVGLSIAAVVLLAFIITICVLCYLFIATKPRGLDNGLPLRAPGTGPSPQEGPSPLSAPSGPQGFRKHFLRGKLDCDNQPPDPDRLFQRCFMATVTTINVEGPS